From the genome of Epinephelus moara isolate mb chromosome 10, YSFRI_EMoa_1.0, whole genome shotgun sequence, one region includes:
- the LOC126396951 gene encoding uncharacterized protein LOC126396951, translated as MARVGTVFSDPFCSGEVSGVSNVFKGKDFAGYVSGKRYCGAFYIDQLQLFFAAGQPRPPPTPSQVHLQGSVQQDHHLIDVKQKLTEAQERVDELQRKLRNARDRERRHTKTVKSLLQDLKEKNLLTEELQHKLDSYSDLPVELFKKDCVFTQAQREFSLTLHLHGPKAYKYLRETMKIPLPHPHTLQRWLQTVDAKPGLNTSLLDMLQQQKNDDPARFGEVCLMVYDSHTQKMTGFVNLGDGMDETSVASD; from the exons ATGGCCAGGGTGGGAACTGTCTTCAGTGATCCTTTTTGCTCTGGAGAGGTATCAGGAGTCAGCAATGTCTTCAA AGGTAAAGACTTTGCTGGATATGTGTCTGGCAAAAGATACTGCGGAGCATTCTACATTGATCAGCTACAGCTCTTCTTTGCAGCAGGACAACCCAGGCCTCCACCCACTCCTTCCCAAGTCCACCTTCAAGGCTCGGTCCAGCAG GATCATCACCTGATTGATGTTAAACAGAAGTTAACTGAGGCACAGGAGAGGGTGGATGAATTGCAGAGAAAATTGCGAAATGCCAGGGATCGAGAAAGAAGGCACACTAAAACAGTGAAATCCCTGCTCCAggatttaaaagagaaaaacctGCTTACAGAGGAACTGCAGCACAAGCTGGATTCGTATTCAG ATCTTCCAGTTGAACTCTTCAAGAAGGACTGTGTCTTCACCCAGGCTCAAAGGGAATTTTCTCTCACGCTGCATTTGCATGGACCCAAAGCCTACAAATACCTGAGAGAAACAATGAAGATACCACTCCCACATCCTCACACTCTACAAAG GTGGTTGCAGACTGTGGACGCCAAGCCTGGCTTAAACACTTCACTTTTAGATAtgctgcaacaacaaaaaaatgacgATCCGGCAAGATTCGGTGAAGTGTGCCTTATGGTGTATGACTCTCACACCCAAAAAATGACAGGCTTTGTCAATCTTGGAGACGGAATGGATGAGACCAGTGTGGCAA GTGATTGA